In Novipirellula galeiformis, one DNA window encodes the following:
- a CDS encoding mechanosensitive ion channel family protein yields the protein MPDANVAQEEVSRILRDWGEIRLFEAIFVLTAGLTLAIAIKWVIPRLAERVPDRFRFWILPWEPILRAAMLLFVAAYIIPIFIYPTPQNLLAISGTLAVALGFAFKDYASSLIAGVVALHERPYRNGDWVKIDDTYGEVRSLNLRTVQIVTPDDTVVAVPHSKIWTTAIANNNSGQRELMCVADFYLHPDHDGQRVHQKLKEVAIASPYLQLNKPILVVAAEKPWGTHYRLKAYPIDGRDQFKFITDLTLRGKAMLRRLDIQTAATTAVAQADG from the coding sequence ATGCCCGATGCTAACGTCGCTCAAGAAGAGGTATCGCGAATTCTACGCGATTGGGGTGAAATCCGCCTGTTCGAGGCCATCTTTGTTCTGACCGCCGGACTCACCTTGGCAATCGCGATCAAATGGGTCATTCCACGACTTGCCGAGCGGGTGCCGGATCGATTCCGATTCTGGATTTTGCCTTGGGAACCGATCTTACGAGCGGCGATGCTGCTCTTCGTTGCGGCCTACATTATTCCCATTTTCATTTATCCGACGCCGCAAAATCTGCTGGCGATTTCGGGAACCTTGGCGGTCGCACTCGGATTCGCGTTCAAGGATTATGCCAGCAGTTTGATTGCGGGCGTGGTCGCGCTCCACGAACGGCCCTACCGAAACGGAGATTGGGTCAAGATCGATGACACCTATGGGGAAGTCCGCTCCTTGAATCTACGAACGGTCCAGATCGTGACTCCCGATGACACGGTGGTTGCGGTGCCGCACAGTAAGATCTGGACGACCGCGATCGCGAACAACAACAGCGGACAACGAGAATTAATGTGCGTCGCCGACTTCTACCTGCACCCCGATCATGATGGGCAAAGGGTTCACCAGAAGTTAAAAGAGGTCGCGATTGCGAGTCCCTATCTGCAACTCAACAAGCCGATCTTGGTGGTTGCGGCCGAAAAGCCTTGGGGCACGCACTACCGACTGAAAGCCTATCCGATCGACGGACGAGATCAGTTCAAGTTCATCACCGACCTGACGTTGCGTGGCAAGGCGATGTTACGCCGGCTCGACATCCAAACCGCGGCGACGACCGCAGTCGCCCAAGCCGAC